A genome region from Labilibaculum antarcticum includes the following:
- a CDS encoding glycoside hydrolase family 2 TIM barrel-domain containing protein, with translation MKKLLLSLVCITGVIFVSAQNKFPSELENPEMVGRGKEKARTEFISNLDDNSVLSLNSKWQFNWVKNPAHRPIGFQESSYSTNNWDEINVPGNFEIQGFGVPIYVNTEYEFADTRAVITELEAPNPPHVPHDYNPVGSCRKTFTLPSGWDHKQVYLRFSALKGAFYVWLNGQEVGMSKGSKTLAEFDITSYLKEGENLLAVQVFRWSDANYLEAQDFWRLTGFDRDVYLFAQPKLRIEDYAVITSLDDSFQDGVLDLKINLENKTGKNKKVIVGYELKNAEGKLVLADEQEQSIDANSFNEFRFENKLKDVKSWSAEIPELYDLTILSKDKKGNVLESVKSRIGFRKVEIKDGLLLVNGAYVLLKGVNLHEHHPVNGHVMDEETLLKDLALMKGCNINAIRTSHYPHTKRFYELCDQYGFYVIDEANIESHGMGYSRNVGGTLGNNPQWIKAHLDRTQRMWERDKNHACIIIWSLGNEAGNGICFYETYSYLKNQDDGRIVQYEGAGKEWNTDVFCPMYPSIEYIGKYANSQPVKPLIMCEYAHAMGNSLGNLKEYWDMIEKHPALQGGFIWDWVDQGILQHDVKGEPYWAYGGDFGPEGTPSDGNFCINGVVFPDRTAHPGYFEVKKVYQHVKFISENLAEGKLTIQNNYAFLSLKEFQLKWRLEKNGLVQQEGTILCPDVKAGEESKIELYDQLSNLEVDAEYFLNVYLVKEDVDALYPAGHVYASEQFKVDFDEAEPILSSVKGELQIKKNKTSVLVFNDLFSVQFNHEKGQLVSWKSNGKEILENALEFNLWRSPIDNDYGNRLDKRCRIWRDVKSRLKVTNYDIERINSSTYSIRYQFDLSDEEGNNIVANLSQTYLIQADGSVTIQQQMRKLDQNLPELPRFGLNFIVNQDFNHVKWFGRGPFENYWDRKTAAFVGLYQASVQDLYVPYVRPQENGNRCDVRWAELSNSKTGQIIRMSTKTHFDFSMFHQFNSDFESAERSDGRQKKGVKIKNRHINDIVKRPFTMINLDDRQMGVGGDNSWGAKTHPEYQLEGDIFSFEIQLKLETLK, from the coding sequence AGAGAAAGCCCGTACTGAATTTATTTCCAATTTGGACGATAATTCCGTTTTATCTCTAAATAGTAAATGGCAGTTCAATTGGGTGAAAAACCCGGCCCATCGGCCTATTGGTTTTCAAGAATCCAGTTATAGTACAAATAACTGGGACGAAATCAATGTGCCTGGTAATTTCGAAATTCAAGGTTTTGGGGTCCCCATTTATGTGAACACAGAATATGAATTTGCTGATACCCGTGCGGTTATCACCGAACTCGAAGCGCCCAATCCTCCTCATGTACCTCACGATTACAATCCGGTTGGTTCCTGTCGTAAGACTTTTACCTTACCATCAGGTTGGGATCATAAACAAGTGTACTTGCGGTTTTCTGCTTTAAAAGGCGCTTTCTATGTTTGGTTGAATGGACAAGAGGTAGGAATGAGCAAAGGGTCTAAAACTCTGGCTGAGTTTGATATTACTTCCTATTTAAAAGAAGGTGAGAATTTATTGGCCGTTCAGGTGTTTCGCTGGAGCGATGCCAATTACCTCGAAGCTCAGGATTTTTGGCGACTGACTGGTTTCGACCGTGATGTATATCTTTTTGCTCAGCCAAAACTTAGAATTGAAGATTATGCAGTCATCACCTCTCTGGACGACAGTTTTCAGGACGGAGTATTGGATCTGAAAATCAATCTGGAAAATAAAACAGGGAAAAATAAGAAAGTGATTGTTGGCTATGAATTGAAGAATGCTGAGGGCAAACTTGTTTTGGCTGATGAGCAGGAGCAATCCATAGATGCAAATTCTTTTAATGAATTTCGTTTCGAAAACAAACTTAAAGATGTGAAGAGCTGGTCAGCTGAAATCCCTGAATTATATGACTTGACCATTCTTTCAAAAGATAAAAAAGGAAATGTGCTGGAATCGGTGAAGTCCCGAATTGGATTCCGTAAAGTGGAAATTAAAGACGGATTACTCTTGGTAAACGGTGCTTATGTATTGCTAAAAGGTGTAAACCTGCACGAGCATCATCCGGTAAATGGGCATGTAATGGATGAGGAAACCCTTCTGAAAGATCTGGCTTTGATGAAGGGCTGTAATATCAATGCGATTCGCACCAGTCACTATCCTCATACCAAACGTTTTTATGAATTGTGCGATCAGTATGGATTTTACGTGATTGATGAAGCGAATATTGAATCACACGGAATGGGGTATAGTCGAAATGTAGGTGGAACTTTGGGTAATAATCCACAATGGATAAAGGCTCATTTAGATCGTACACAACGAATGTGGGAAAGAGATAAAAATCATGCTTGTATCATTATTTGGTCTTTAGGGAATGAAGCCGGTAATGGCATCTGTTTTTATGAAACCTATTCTTATTTGAAGAATCAGGATGATGGAAGAATTGTTCAATATGAAGGAGCAGGAAAAGAATGGAATACAGATGTATTTTGCCCTATGTACCCATCAATTGAATATATTGGTAAGTATGCAAATAGCCAGCCGGTTAAACCTTTGATTATGTGTGAATATGCTCATGCAATGGGAAATAGTTTGGGGAATTTGAAGGAATATTGGGATATGATTGAAAAACACCCTGCCCTGCAAGGAGGGTTTATATGGGATTGGGTTGATCAAGGAATTCTTCAGCATGATGTAAAAGGTGAACCTTATTGGGCTTATGGTGGTGATTTTGGACCGGAAGGAACTCCCAGTGATGGAAATTTCTGCATCAACGGCGTCGTTTTTCCTGATCGGACTGCACATCCAGGATATTTCGAGGTGAAAAAGGTTTATCAACATGTGAAATTTATTTCTGAAAACCTCGCTGAAGGTAAACTTACTATTCAAAATAACTATGCCTTTCTTTCTTTAAAAGAGTTCCAATTGAAATGGCGTTTGGAAAAGAATGGTCTGGTTCAACAAGAAGGGACAATACTTTGTCCTGATGTGAAAGCTGGAGAAGAAAGTAAGATCGAACTGTATGATCAACTTTCCAATTTGGAGGTAGATGCTGAATATTTCCTGAATGTCTACTTAGTGAAAGAGGATGTGGATGCATTGTATCCTGCAGGACATGTATACGCCAGCGAGCAGTTTAAGGTAGATTTTGATGAGGCAGAACCAATTTTAAGTAGTGTTAAAGGTGAGCTTCAAATAAAGAAAAATAAAACATCCGTACTTGTTTTCAATGATCTTTTTTCAGTTCAATTCAATCATGAAAAAGGACAACTTGTGTCTTGGAAATCCAACGGCAAAGAAATTTTGGAAAATGCTCTTGAATTTAATCTATGGAGATCACCTATTGATAATGATTATGGTAATCGTTTGGATAAGAGATGTCGTATTTGGAGAGATGTGAAATCGAGACTGAAGGTAACAAATTATGATATTGAAAGGATTAATTCGTCTACTTATAGTATTCGTTATCAATTTGACTTGTCTGATGAGGAAGGTAATAATATAGTCGCAAACTTATCGCAAACTTATTTGATACAGGCAGATGGTAGTGTTACAATCCAACAACAAATGAGAAAACTAGATCAAAACTTACCCGAGTTACCTCGTTTTGGTCTGAATTTTATTGTGAATCAGGATTTTAATCATGTGAAATGGTTTGGTCGTGGACCATTCGAAAATTATTGGGACAGAAAAACAGCCGCTTTTGTTGGTCTGTATCAGGCTTCTGTTCAAGATCTTTATGTACCCTATGTTCGTCCTCAGGAAAACGGAAATCGATGTGACGTAAGATGGGCAGAATTGAGCAATTCAAAAACAGGTCAAATAATTCGCATGAGTACGAAAACGCATTTTGATTTTAGCATGTTTCATCAATTTAATAGTGATTTTGAATCGGCAGAAAGATCCGATGGCAGACAGAAAAAAGGTGTGAAGATCAAAAATCGTCACATCAACGATATTGTAAAGCGGCCATTTACAATGATCAATCTTGATGATCGTCAGATGGGTGTTGGAGGTGATAATTCCTGGGGAGCGAAAACTCATCCTGAATACCAACTTGAAGGAGATATCTTCAGTTTTGAGATTCAATTGAAATTAGAAACGTTAAAATAG
- a CDS encoding glycoside hydrolase family 2 TIM barrel-domain containing protein encodes MKKTVIGLLVCFATHCYEASAQLEGFTYGDKNAPTGEEWELPSHIAHNKEQPRATFYSFKDVESARKVLPENAEYWKSLDGDWKFNWVKRPELRPVDFFKPSFDVSNWSEIPVPSNWNIYGLGKEGGQKYGTPIYCNQPVIFQHSVKVDDWKGGVMREPAKDWVTYEARNEVGSYRRDFEIPKNWDGREIFVQFNGVDSFFYLWINGKYIGFSKNSRNAATFDISKYVKKGNNVIAAEVYRNSDGSFLEAQDMFRLPGIFRTVQLYSTPKVQIRDLFAIPELDDNYENGSLKITADIRNFTAKVAKGYKVDYSLFANKLYSDNNEVVAGAIATASVPVVNAGAEKATTTVMNVTAPNQWSAEFPYRYTLVAELKDKTGKVVETISIYTGFREVVIKNTLAKDDEFGLAGRYYYVNGKTVKLKGVNRHETHPETGHTLTRENMKEEVMLMKRANINHVRNSHYPPAPHWYYLCDKYGIYLEDEANIESHEYYYGEASLSHPPEWKNAHVGRVVEMTHQNKNHASIVIWSLGNEAGPGKNFVHAYDALKKIDASRPVQYERNNSIVDMGSNQYPSIGWMKDAVTGKMDIKYPFHISEYAHSMGNACGNLIDYWDAIESTNFFCGGAIWDWVDQSIYNYRKDGTRYLAYGGDFGDKPNSGQFVMNGIIFAERDPKPQYYEVKKVYQNIGVKTLDIKKGSFEIFNKYYFKSLADYDLKWSIWENGSEVEDGKLTLSPIDARTKTTVSIPYKFADLKLDSEYFVKLQFTLKEDQPWADNDFVQAEAQFLIKAKSEIPAIADVAKANGSDKVEILDAGNNIKILSGEDFLAKFNLADGSLYGLTYNGETIIADGNGPKLDAFRAFVNNDTWGYRSWYEKGLHNLKHKATSSKIRTNADGTATLAFTVVSQAPNAARQHGGTSGNVITVEELTNHKFGEDDFRFVTNQIWTVYQDGSIELQSSITSNEPNFVLPRLGYSMTIPRAYNYFTYYGRGPIGNYNDRMTGQFIQKYTTTVKEEFVNFPKPQDMANHEETRWCALTKGSQVDTKGAVFIATGNMAVSALSYTAQDMGTAAHIYELPEAGATTLHLDVKVSGLGGASCGQGGPLSHDRAYAGQNDFGFIIRPASHELDKIANVSPSGEVPIAITRSYNGEVKISSSKANAELCYSVNGGATKYYSETVPLRAGGTIKAWYKGNEDSEVTMKFSKIEKVDTIVVFTSSEEPGSDNTAKNLVDGNPSTIWHTMYSVTVAQYPHWVDFDCSEAKSIKGFSYLPRQDSGTNGDINNYSIHVSLDGKNWDKPIYEGSFSNDKKEKRVLFDKPVKARFIRFTGKSSQNGQDFAGGAEFSVLAD; translated from the coding sequence ATGAAAAAAACTGTAATCGGATTGCTTGTGTGTTTTGCTACACATTGTTATGAAGCCTCGGCACAGCTTGAGGGCTTCACCTATGGTGATAAAAATGCTCCGACTGGTGAAGAGTGGGAATTACCATCTCACATCGCTCATAATAAAGAACAGCCTCGTGCTACTTTTTATTCTTTTAAAGATGTCGAAAGTGCTCGTAAAGTACTGCCAGAAAATGCGGAGTACTGGAAGTCACTTGATGGTGACTGGAAGTTTAACTGGGTAAAACGTCCGGAACTGCGTCCTGTAGATTTTTTCAAACCTAGCTTTGATGTAAGTAACTGGAGTGAAATTCCTGTTCCTTCTAATTGGAATATTTATGGTCTTGGTAAAGAGGGCGGTCAGAAATATGGTACGCCAATCTATTGTAACCAGCCTGTTATCTTTCAACACAGTGTAAAAGTTGATGACTGGAAAGGCGGCGTGATGCGTGAGCCTGCGAAAGATTGGGTAACTTACGAAGCACGTAATGAAGTAGGGTCTTACCGTCGCGATTTTGAAATTCCAAAAAACTGGGATGGACGCGAAATATTTGTTCAATTCAATGGTGTAGATTCTTTCTTCTACCTATGGATCAATGGGAAATACATTGGTTTCTCAAAAAACTCACGTAATGCGGCTACTTTTGATATTAGCAAATATGTAAAAAAAGGCAATAACGTAATTGCTGCTGAAGTTTACCGTAACTCAGACGGTTCTTTCCTTGAAGCACAGGATATGTTCCGCCTTCCAGGTATTTTCCGTACCGTTCAACTTTATTCTACTCCAAAAGTACAGATTCGTGACCTTTTCGCAATTCCTGAACTTGATGATAACTACGAGAACGGCTCACTGAAAATTACTGCCGATATCCGTAACTTCACTGCAAAAGTGGCTAAAGGCTATAAAGTAGACTACTCACTTTTTGCTAACAAACTTTATTCTGATAACAATGAAGTTGTTGCTGGTGCTATTGCAACGGCATCTGTTCCAGTTGTAAATGCTGGTGCTGAGAAAGCGACTACAACTGTCATGAACGTGACTGCTCCAAACCAGTGGTCTGCGGAATTTCCTTATCGTTATACACTTGTTGCAGAACTGAAAGATAAGACTGGCAAAGTTGTTGAAACGATTTCTATTTACACTGGTTTCCGTGAAGTGGTCATCAAAAATACTTTGGCTAAAGACGATGAATTCGGTCTAGCTGGTCGTTACTACTATGTAAATGGTAAAACAGTAAAACTTAAAGGTGTAAACCGTCACGAAACACATCCAGAAACAGGTCATACTTTGACTCGTGAGAATATGAAAGAAGAAGTGATGCTAATGAAACGTGCTAACATCAACCATGTTCGTAACTCTCATTACCCACCAGCACCACACTGGTACTACCTTTGTGACAAATACGGTATCTATCTGGAAGACGAAGCCAACATAGAATCACATGAGTACTACTACGGTGAGGCGTCTCTTTCTCACCCGCCAGAGTGGAAAAATGCTCACGTTGGTCGTGTTGTAGAAATGACTCACCAGAATAAAAATCACGCATCTATTGTTATTTGGTCTCTTGGTAACGAAGCAGGTCCAGGTAAAAATTTTGTTCATGCTTACGATGCACTGAAAAAAATTGATGCATCACGTCCAGTTCAGTACGAACGTAACAACAGTATTGTTGATATGGGTTCAAATCAGTATCCATCTATTGGTTGGATGAAAGATGCGGTAACTGGTAAAATGGATATTAAATATCCATTTCATATCTCTGAATATGCCCACTCTATGGGTAATGCCTGTGGTAACCTAATTGATTATTGGGATGCGATTGAGTCTACCAATTTTTTCTGTGGTGGCGCAATTTGGGACTGGGTTGACCAATCCATTTACAACTATAGAAAAGATGGTACTCGTTACTTAGCGTACGGTGGTGACTTTGGTGACAAACCCAATAGTGGACAGTTTGTAATGAACGGTATCATTTTTGCTGAGCGCGATCCAAAGCCTCAGTACTATGAAGTGAAAAAAGTATACCAGAATATTGGTGTCAAGACTCTTGATATCAAAAAAGGATCTTTCGAGATCTTCAATAAGTACTATTTTAAATCTCTTGCCGATTATGATCTGAAATGGTCGATTTGGGAAAATGGTTCTGAAGTTGAAGATGGTAAACTTACTCTTTCTCCAATCGATGCAAGGACTAAAACAACTGTTTCAATTCCTTATAAATTTGCCGATCTAAAACTTGATTCTGAGTACTTCGTAAAACTTCAGTTTACACTGAAAGAAGATCAGCCTTGGGCAGACAACGACTTTGTTCAGGCTGAAGCTCAGTTCTTGATCAAAGCGAAAAGCGAAATTCCAGCAATTGCTGATGTAGCTAAAGCAAATGGCAGCGATAAGGTTGAAATCTTAGATGCTGGCAACAACATCAAGATCCTTAGTGGGGAAGACTTTTTAGCTAAATTTAATCTTGCTGATGGTTCACTTTACGGACTTACTTACAATGGTGAGACAATCATTGCCGATGGTAATGGTCCAAAACTTGACGCATTTCGAGCATTTGTAAATAATGATACATGGGGATACCGCAGCTGGTATGAAAAAGGTCTTCATAACCTGAAACACAAAGCGACTAGTTCTAAAATTCGCACCAATGCCGACGGAACTGCTACATTGGCTTTCACAGTTGTTTCTCAAGCTCCAAATGCGGCACGCCAGCATGGTGGTACAAGTGGCAACGTAATTACAGTTGAAGAGCTTACGAATCATAAATTTGGGGAAGATGATTTCCGTTTTGTAACGAACCAGATCTGGACAGTTTATCAGGACGGATCAATTGAGTTACAGTCAAGTATTACTTCAAATGAACCAAATTTCGTACTTCCACGACTTGGTTACTCAATGACAATTCCAAGAGCATATAATTACTTCACTTATTACGGACGTGGCCCTATCGGTAACTACAACGACCGTATGACAGGTCAGTTTATACAGAAATACACAACTACTGTAAAAGAAGAATTTGTAAACTTCCCAAAACCTCAGGACATGGCAAATCACGAAGAAACTCGCTGGTGTGCTTTGACCAAGGGTAGTCAGGTCGATACAAAAGGAGCTGTATTTATTGCTACTGGTAACATGGCAGTAAGCGCACTTTCTTATACTGCACAGGATATGGGAACTGCCGCTCATATTTATGAACTACCAGAAGCAGGAGCCACAACACTTCATCTTGACGTGAAGGTTTCTGGCCTTGGTGGTGCAAGTTGCGGACAAGGTGGACCTCTAAGTCATGATCGTGCTTATGCTGGTCAGAACGACTTTGGTTTCATCATTCGTCCTGCCAGTCATGAATTGGACAAAATTGCCAATGTATCTCCTTCGGGCGAAGTGCCAATTGCTATCACACGTTCTTATAACGGCGAAGTAAAAATTTCTTCAAGCAAAGCTAATGCAGAACTATGTTACTCTGTAAACGGTGGTGCTACTAAGTATTATAGCGAGACTGTACCTTTACGTGCTGGGGGAACAATTAAAGCTTGGTACAAAGGCAACGAAGACTCAGAAGTTACAATGAAGTTCAGCAAAATCGAAAAAGTTGATACAATTGTAGTATTCACAAGTAGTGAAGAGCCGGGCAGCGATAACACTGCTAAAAATCTTGTTGATGGTAACCCTTCTACAATCTGGCACACGATGTACTCAGTAACTGTGGCGCAGTATCCACACTGGGTCGATTTTGACTGTAGCGAAGCCAAAAGCATCAAAGGTTTCTCATACTTGCCTCGTCAGGACAGTGGAACCAACGGTGACATCAATAACTATTCTATTCACGTAAGTCTTGATGGCAAGAACTGGGATAAACCAATATACGAAGGTAGTTTCTCTAATGATAAAAAAGAGAAGCGCGTATTGTTCGATAAACCTGTAAAAGCGCGTTTCATTCGCTTTACTGGCAAAAGTTCACAGAACGGACAGGATTTTGCTGGTGGTGCAGAATTCAGTGTTCTTGCCGACTAA
- a CDS encoding glycoside hydrolase family 31 protein has protein sequence MKKQTLLLLLFTACFNASFGQNNPIVLGNARFTVITPELVRMEYAEDAEFINEPTLFAINRDATCDDFKLSTSSKGWTQISTSRMRIEYLNDGFPFGQCNFRIFYKKGKEEKRFMIYQENSKESNLGGTVQTLDGENGRIEVDNGILSRDGWFVINDDYKPILKNGWIENRPKASIMDRYFFAYDKDYNAALKSLTAISGEVPLPRKSALGAWYCRWWDYSEDEYRQIVKEYKEHDFPLDIMVFDMGWHTQKDATEGTGHAGNRGWTGYSWNKDLFPNPDKLIKEFNDDNIQVALNDHPHDGIRTHETTYKEFMNSLGKSAIDRTPLFDAGDSVYMNSFFKYALEPHEKIGVDFWWLDWQQDYLYPYVRGIYGLTHLEWLNHLYFKHSQKDNKRGMNYSRWSGFGSHRYPIQFSGDYVGSWESLEYQIPFTVTSGNSACFFWAHDIGGFYGDSKEKAWELYTRWTQFGLTNTSLRIHSVYDANLDRRPWLWGETAEKSMRIIYHMRSELMPYLYSTVWQAHKETLPVLRGMYFEFPENEKAYKQEGQYFWGDAFLSAPITAAGTGANKIAKKEVWLPDGIWYNFFDNKKYEGNQTITASADIYEFPLFAKGGIPIPMQKYTDRMTSKSLDKLVIRCFPGVDGQSSTFELYEDDGVSLDYKENKKALTKLNYSRKKNVHTITIDPTQGMYEGQLSKRSYEIQLAATQKASKVLVNGQKAKFTYNSENRINEIAISDKNIRSRTVVVITLP, from the coding sequence ATGAAAAAACAGACACTTCTACTTCTATTATTCACTGCATGCTTTAATGCTAGTTTCGGTCAGAATAATCCAATTGTATTAGGCAATGCACGCTTTACAGTCATCACGCCAGAACTTGTTCGTATGGAATATGCTGAGGATGCTGAGTTTATTAATGAACCAACACTTTTTGCGATTAATCGTGATGCTACATGCGATGATTTCAAGTTGTCGACATCAAGCAAAGGCTGGACTCAGATATCTACTTCTCGAATGAGGATAGAGTATCTTAATGATGGATTTCCTTTTGGACAATGCAATTTCAGAATCTTCTACAAAAAAGGCAAGGAAGAGAAAAGGTTCATGATTTATCAGGAAAATAGTAAAGAGAGCAATCTAGGAGGAACAGTTCAAACTCTTGATGGTGAAAACGGACGCATTGAGGTTGATAATGGAATTTTGAGCCGTGATGGATGGTTTGTTATTAATGATGATTACAAACCCATTCTAAAAAATGGATGGATTGAAAATCGCCCCAAAGCGAGTATTATGGATCGTTATTTCTTTGCTTACGATAAAGATTATAATGCAGCTTTAAAGTCCTTAACTGCGATTAGTGGAGAAGTTCCATTGCCTCGTAAATCTGCTTTAGGCGCGTGGTATTGCAGATGGTGGGATTATTCGGAAGATGAATATCGCCAAATTGTGAAGGAATATAAAGAGCATGATTTTCCTTTGGATATTATGGTTTTTGATATGGGGTGGCATACTCAAAAAGATGCAACAGAAGGAACAGGACATGCTGGTAATAGAGGTTGGACTGGTTATTCATGGAATAAAGATCTTTTTCCAAACCCTGATAAATTGATAAAAGAGTTTAATGATGATAACATTCAGGTTGCTTTAAATGATCATCCACATGATGGCATTCGAACCCATGAAACTACTTACAAAGAGTTTATGAATAGTTTGGGAAAATCGGCAATTGACCGCACACCACTATTCGATGCGGGCGACTCTGTTTATATGAATTCCTTTTTTAAATATGCATTGGAACCTCATGAAAAGATAGGGGTTGACTTTTGGTGGTTGGATTGGCAACAGGATTATTTGTACCCATATGTTCGTGGTATATATGGTTTAACTCACTTAGAATGGTTGAATCATTTGTATTTTAAACATTCTCAGAAAGACAATAAACGAGGGATGAATTACAGCCGTTGGTCTGGATTTGGGAGTCATCGCTATCCAATACAATTTTCGGGAGATTATGTGGGGAGTTGGGAGTCCTTGGAATACCAGATTCCGTTCACAGTAACGAGTGGTAATTCTGCATGTTTCTTTTGGGCGCATGATATAGGTGGTTTCTATGGCGATTCAAAAGAAAAGGCTTGGGAGCTTTATACACGTTGGACTCAGTTTGGTTTAACAAATACATCTTTACGGATACATTCAGTATATGATGCTAACTTGGACAGAAGACCATGGCTATGGGGCGAAACTGCAGAAAAAAGTATGCGTATTATTTACCACATGCGTTCAGAACTAATGCCTTATTTGTACTCAACAGTTTGGCAAGCACACAAAGAAACTTTGCCAGTGTTAAGGGGAATGTATTTTGAGTTTCCAGAGAATGAGAAAGCGTACAAACAAGAAGGTCAGTATTTTTGGGGCGATGCATTTTTATCTGCACCGATAACTGCAGCAGGCACAGGAGCCAATAAAATTGCAAAAAAAGAGGTGTGGCTTCCTGATGGCATTTGGTATAACTTCTTCGACAATAAAAAATATGAAGGGAATCAAACAATTACTGCTAGTGCAGATATTTATGAATTTCCGTTATTTGCTAAAGGTGGTATACCAATACCCATGCAAAAATACACCGATAGGATGACAAGTAAGTCTCTAGACAAATTAGTGATTAGGTGTTTTCCAGGTGTAGATGGACAGTCATCGACATTTGAATTATACGAAGACGATGGTGTAAGCCTTGATTATAAGGAAAATAAAAAAGCACTTACTAAGTTGAACTATTCCCGTAAGAAAAATGTTCATACTATTACAATCGATCCTACTCAGGGAATGTACGA
- a CDS encoding sulfatase, producing the protein MKKALLLVAAGILSCGLFSQQVKKPNVLFILADDFGYYDMSCMGSKFYETPNIDGIANQGMIFTNGYAACAVCSPSRASIMTGKFTARHGVTDWIGAPSGEAWRNMKRHNKLLPASYVHDLPSQFVTLPEALKEGGYKTFFAGKWHLGGKGSWPEDHGFDINKGGYHAGHPANGYFSPYKNPNLKDGQDGENLSIRLADETISFLKENNSNETGQPVFAFLSFYAVHGPIQTTQNKWNKYRLKAEKNGLKNKGFEMGHFLPTRQVQDNPVYAGLVESMDDAIGKVVSALENLGLDDNTIIIFTSDNGGVSSGDAFSTSNLPLKGGKGSQFEGGTREPFFIKVPGLNAGQVSDTPVMGSDFYPTILELAGLDLRPEEHSDGLSLVPLLQGKSIEKRPLVWHYPHYGNQGGEPSSIIRIGTWKLIHYYEDGHKELFNLVDDSEEMNDLAEEYPELVGELSDKLFEYLDNVGAIYPRKDPEYSEFLEQKYLENVKNNLLPRLEKKRLEYLSKDFNPGNNWWGSIVTHD; encoded by the coding sequence ATGAAAAAGGCATTATTATTAGTGGCAGCAGGTATACTTTCCTGTGGATTGTTTTCTCAACAAGTAAAAAAGCCAAATGTTCTTTTCATATTAGCTGATGACTTTGGGTATTATGACATGAGCTGTATGGGGAGTAAGTTTTACGAAACACCTAATATTGATGGTATTGCTAATCAGGGAATGATATTCACCAATGGTTATGCAGCCTGTGCTGTTTGCAGTCCTTCCCGTGCGAGTATTATGACAGGAAAATTTACTGCAAGACATGGAGTTACTGATTGGATTGGTGCACCATCCGGAGAAGCCTGGAGGAATATGAAAAGGCACAATAAATTATTACCTGCTTCTTATGTGCACGATTTACCATCTCAATTTGTTACGCTTCCTGAGGCTTTAAAAGAAGGTGGATATAAAACTTTTTTTGCTGGTAAATGGCATCTTGGAGGTAAAGGTTCTTGGCCCGAAGATCATGGTTTTGATATTAATAAAGGAGGTTATCATGCAGGACATCCTGCCAATGGATATTTTTCTCCATATAAAAATCCTAATCTTAAAGATGGACAAGACGGAGAGAATCTTTCGATACGCTTAGCTGATGAAACGATAAGTTTCTTGAAAGAGAATAATTCTAATGAAACAGGACAGCCGGTATTTGCATTTCTTTCTTTTTATGCAGTTCACGGACCAATTCAAACAACTCAGAATAAATGGAATAAGTATCGTTTGAAGGCAGAAAAAAATGGGCTCAAAAATAAGGGGTTCGAGATGGGACATTTTTTACCAACTCGTCAGGTTCAGGATAATCCGGTATATGCGGGTTTGGTGGAATCAATGGATGATGCCATTGGAAAAGTAGTGAGTGCATTGGAAAACTTAGGATTGGATGATAATACCATCATAATTTTCACTTCTGATAATGGTGGCGTATCTTCTGGAGATGCTTTTTCTACATCGAATTTACCCTTAAAGGGAGGGAAAGGATCTCAATTTGAAGGAGGTACTCGCGAACCTTTTTTTATTAAAGTACCTGGGTTAAATGCAGGTCAGGTTTCTGATACTCCCGTTATGGGTTCAGATTTCTACCCTACAATATTAGAACTTGCAGGATTGGATTTAAGGCCTGAAGAGCATAGCGACGGACTTAGCTTAGTTCCTTTACTTCAAGGAAAATCAATTGAAAAGAGACCATTAGTCTGGCATTATCCACATTATGGAAATCAAGGTGGTGAGCCTTCATCAATCATTCGTATCGGAACGTGGAAGCTTATTCATTATTATGAAGATGGACATAAAGAACTTTTCAACTTAGTAGATGACTCGGAAGAAATGAATGATTTGGCAGAGGAGTATCCGGAGTTAGTTGGTGAATTAAGTGATAAATTATTTGAGTATCTGGATAATGTGGGAGCAATTTATCCGAGAAAGGATCCGGAATACAGTGAGTTTTTGGAACAAAAATATTTAGAAAATGTGAAAAATAATTTACTGCCTCGTTTGGAAAAAAAACGCTTGGAATATCTTTCAAAAGATTTTAATCCGGGAAACAACTGGTGGGGTAGTATCGTTACACATGACTAA